From Brochothrix thermosphacta DSM 20171 = FSL F6-1036, a single genomic window includes:
- a CDS encoding PRD domain-containing protein: protein MILPIDAQMIIDESEDRERTAEVVAHTLALMSVQAIVPTEIQVVVLTNHLNEMVKRARLSEKMMTIDPSMFSDVSSESLALATEVVQMIGNLPEDELYLLSIHFETAKYN from the coding sequence ATGATTTTACCAATAGACGCACAAATGATAATTGATGAAAGTGAAGACCGTGAGCGAACAGCAGAAGTAGTCGCTCATACATTAGCTTTAATGTCAGTCCAAGCAATAGTACCGACAGAAATACAGGTGGTTGTACTAACGAACCATCTTAATGAAATGGTTAAACGCGCGCGTTTATCAGAAAAAATGATGACGATTGATCCGAGCATGTTCAGTGACGTTTCAAGTGAATCATTAGCACTCGCAACTGAGGTTGTACAAATGATTGGTAATCTACCTGAAGATGAATTGTATTTATTATCCATTCATTTCGAAACAGCAAAATATAACTAA
- a CDS encoding glycine-rich SFCGS family protein — protein sequence MITVVIADRLGKGQNVAKGVEAAGGRAVVVPGMGADMRLGDVMQTEKADIGISFCGSGGAGAITAATKYGYAERHGMRSVEEGVTAINDGKTVLGFGFMDQEELGRRLVEAYMNKK from the coding sequence ATGATAACAGTCGTAATAGCAGATCGTTTAGGAAAAGGACAAAATGTAGCAAAAGGTGTGGAAGCAGCAGGCGGACGTGCCGTTGTAGTACCAGGAATGGGCGCTGACATGCGTTTAGGTGATGTGATGCAAACAGAGAAAGCTGATATTGGCATTTCCTTTTGTGGAAGTGGCGGCGCGGGCGCAATTACAGCTGCAACAAAATACGGTTATGCGGAACGTCATGGTATGCGCTCTGTAGAGGAAGGTGTTACAGCTATTAATGATGGTAAAACAGTGCTTGGTTTTGGTTTTATGGATCAAGAAGAATTAGGCCGTCGTCTTGTCGAAGCTTATATGAATAAAAAATAA
- a CDS encoding DUF4312 family protein: MANVKEKTTEIVTVKGSGSQKKQAFASALNTIHNQILKSANDVIVRIELIDIEIITAEAVNSTERFLFFFMPRKRVDYHVELKVTIELTKIIVDKVPFVNKQKKTYERLSLPKRKRKKLEV, from the coding sequence ATGGCAAATGTGAAAGAAAAAACAACGGAAATTGTAACAGTTAAAGGCTCTGGCTCGCAAAAAAAACAGGCATTTGCCAGCGCTTTGAATACGATTCATAATCAAATTTTAAAATCAGCCAATGATGTCATTGTCAGAATCGAGCTCATTGATATTGAAATTATAACGGCAGAAGCTGTGAATAGTACAGAGCGCTTTCTGTTCTTCTTTATGCCACGAAAACGCGTTGATTATCATGTGGAGTTGAAAGTAACGATTGAATTAACAAAAATTATTGTTGATAAAGTGCCATTTGTTAATAAGCAAAAGAAGACATATGAACGTTTAAGTTTACCAAAACGCAAACGTAAAAAACTTGAAGTGTAA
- a CDS encoding DUF4311 domain-containing protein yields MEILIVLMKSLLIGGLLGFAAAAGAARMFHAPASQGLGAFRTLGEMNACEGDAASHFSFGLGFFFNAWASSVGAGAFTQDVTHRVIPNWATAVLLTKNKNVAETMHNPKKMGIVGGLIGMVLVAFLNTTASAIPESLQVAAVAVLVPAATILINTVMPVLFWLAAIDAGRRSGFWGTILGGLSQLVMGNAVPGVVLGILIGKGVDDIGWNRVTKSIMVAIILLFLFSGFFRGFDMQMIESFKLTIPNWLNDVHNVFNFGK; encoded by the coding sequence ATGGAAATCCTGATTGTTTTAATGAAATCTTTACTCATTGGGGGATTGCTTGGATTTGCGGCAGCAGCAGGTGCAGCACGAATGTTTCACGCGCCAGCAAGTCAAGGTCTAGGTGCCTTTCGAACATTGGGTGAAATGAATGCCTGTGAGGGAGATGCCGCTTCGCATTTCTCATTCGGTTTAGGTTTCTTCTTCAATGCTTGGGCATCAAGTGTTGGAGCAGGTGCCTTCACACAAGATGTTACGCATCGAGTGATACCTAACTGGGCAACCGCTGTTTTACTAACGAAAAATAAAAATGTAGCAGAAACAATGCATAATCCTAAAAAAATGGGTATAGTCGGTGGTTTAATTGGAATGGTGCTAGTCGCGTTCTTAAATACAACCGCTTCAGCAATCCCAGAATCGTTACAAGTCGCTGCTGTTGCAGTATTGGTACCGGCAGCAACGATTTTAATCAATACAGTGATGCCTGTTCTATTTTGGTTAGCTGCCATTGATGCCGGTCGTCGTTCTGGTTTTTGGGGAACGATCTTGGGCGGGTTATCTCAACTCGTAATGGGTAACGCTGTACCAGGTGTTGTTTTGGGTATTTTGATTGGTAAAGGTGTGGATGATATTGGTTGGAACCGTGTGACTAAATCAATTATGGTAGCCATCATATTATTGTTCTTATTTAGTGGTTTCTTCCGAGGTTTTGATATGCAAATGATTGAAAGTTTTAAATTAACGATTCCAAACTGGTTAAACGATGTGCATAACGTCTTTAATTTCGGTAAATAA